From the genome of Carassius gibelio isolate Cgi1373 ecotype wild population from Czech Republic chromosome A16, carGib1.2-hapl.c, whole genome shotgun sequence, one region includes:
- the LOC128030900 gene encoding microfibril-associated glycoprotein 4-like, with product MGFTESVSDEFYPVDCSDIYKSGEKVSGIYSIYPAGDIPVWVYCQMISGGKDEENGGWTVIQRRMDGSVNFYRPWNQYKRGFGNVESEYWLGLENMYQLTRKRKYMLRVDLEDFKGRKGFALYTFFSVGPESDGYKLQVTGFKNGGAGDSLFTHNGQKFSTFDKDQESDPRNCAKTFLGAFWYNCCHYTNPNGVYLWGEDPTIYAIGNVWYTWKNNFAVGMKYISMKIKHVP from the exons ATGGGGTTTACTGAGTCTGTTTCTGATGAATTCTATCCGGTTGACTGCTCTGACATCTATAAGTCAGGAGAGAAAGTCAGTGGGATTTACTCCATCTATCCAGCAGGGGACATTCCTGTCTGGGTTTACTGTCAGATGATTTCAGGTGGGAAAGATGAAGAAAACGGAGGATGGACG GTGATTCAGAGGAGAATGGATGGCAGTGTGAATTTCTACCGGCCATGGAATCAGTACAAGAGAGGATTTGGGAATGTGGAGAGTGAATACTGGCTGG gGCTGGAGAACATGTACCAGCTGACACGCAAAAGAAAGTACATGCTGAGAGTGGATCTGGAGGACTTCAAAGGAAGGAAGGGTTTTGCTCTGTACACATTCTTCTCTGTGGGTCCTGAATCCGATGGGTATAAACTACAAGTTACAGGATTCAAAAATGGAGGAGCAG GTGACTCTTTGTTCACCCATAATGGACAGAAGTTTTCCACCTTTGACAAGGACCAAGAAAGCGATCCAAGAAACTGTGCCAAAACGTTCCTAGGGGCATTTTGGTACAATTGCTGTCACTACACAAACCCCAATGGTGTGTATTTGTGGGGTGAAGATCCCACCATTTATGCCATTGGAAATGTTTGGTATACCTGGAAGAATAATTTTGCTGTCGGTATGAAATACATCAGCATGAAGATCAAACATGTGCCCTAA